The Virgibacillus sp. SK37 region TGCTGCATTTGTCAGGTCGAACAGCTGGTATTCAAAGCCTTTCTTCAATTCTTTACTTGCTTCTGGCAGATAGGCTTTTTTCTCATCTTCCAGTTTACCACTGATCATTTGAATCGCAGTGACGGTATGATCTTCATGTTTATCATAGAAAATAGTTACATAGTTATCATTTATAAGAAAAACATCATACTCATTTTTACTATCAATCTGATAGTTGATAAATCCTTTTTTTATACTTTTCAATGGTTCACTTAAGGCATCCCGGACGCTTTCTTTGGAACTGCCTATTTTAATATTGTCCTTTGACCTTAGCAAATCCTGATTGGTGTATAACCCAACAACTTGATTTTGATCATTGTATGCGGCCATAAAGAAATTTTGATAATTGTCGTGGTAGGTAACCCAATCAACACCATATTCATTCATTGTAGCTCGCTCTGGCTCCCCCGCCTGATTTTCTATTTCTGCTCTATCTGTACCGAGGCCAGCATTATGAACAGTAAACGGTTGCTCTTTGGGTGACTCAAGTTTCGGTTTATCAGCCTTAGGATCACTTGGTTTTTCCTCTGATAATTGCTTGTCAGTAAATGTTGCAATCAAGTTCTGTATTCCACTATTTATATTTTCCATCGTATCTATTACTGTGGGATTCTCTTTAATTTGAGTAACATCTGCATCCATTTTTTCTATCACACCAGAAACGCCAGATTGTTCAAAGGTGTTTCCATAAAAATGCCAAAATGCCCAACCGATAAGAAGAATAAAAATAATGGTACGTATTTTTGGCATCCTGCCACTCCCGTCTAATGTTGTTTTCTCCATTGTAGCCGATGGGGCTGGTTTTATACAACTTGAAAAGAATGGAATTTATTAGAAACAAACACTACTATTTCGTATATGTAAAATTGAAAATTATGTTAAAATATAGAAAAAGAAATAAAATGGAAGTAGGGGTCAAATGAGAAAGCATATTTTTTGGATTTTGCCCGTGGTCATGGTACTTGCGGGCATTGTTTCCTTGGTGGTACAAAATCTCCAAACTGCAACAGAACCGCCAGAAAAAGGTTGGAGTAGGGCATTGCCAATAGGATCTACTATGCTAAATAAGTTCCCGATTATCAGGGAGACGGAGGAAGGGCAATTCATGATCCCTTCTTATGAAAACGATACTTTAGTAACAAAAACTTTTGATGAGGAGTTTACATTACTGGACAAAAAAGAGGTATCTATACCGATTACCAAATGGACACAGGTATATATTAATAATGATACGGTAATCTATCATGACTATTATCATATTTACAATAAGGATCAAAAGAAAATAGTCTCAGATGTGTCCCAGTTTTATCCTATGAAGGATTCTATCTTGTACATAAAAGAAAATACGTTGTTTCAGCTAGATCCAGCAACTAAAGAATCAAATGAATTAATGGAGCTCCCGAAGAATACTGAGGAAATCTCACCTTATGAAAATGAAGAAGGATTATTTTTTATGACAGAACAGTCCGAAAATAACCTTGTACATGCAACAATATATAAGGTAGCGGATTTGCAAGCAACTAAGCTTGTGGAAGAAGATTTAGAGCTTGCCCCCGGGCATGCTTCCGAGCAAACAGCATTTGCAGTCAGAAATAATGAAGTTGTACTAATCATTCAAGCTATACAGAAAAGTACACAGGGATCTCCAGAGTTTTTCACGTACTTGGCAATGACGGAGAATAGTAAGTTTGAGAAGGATACACTAACTAAATTACGATTTGAAGATCCAATAAGTGGAAAGAATCTACAAGAAATAGGAACGGTGAATATTCGTTTTAATGAGGATATGCCAACACTTGTTTTCCAGGCCAATGGTTTCTCCCGTACAAAATTTATGGGGGATAAAGCATTTAATATTTATACAGCTAAACTAAAAGGTGGCAAGGTGACTGAAGTACATCGAAAAAGTAATACTCCGGATATCTCAAATAAACCTGTATGGGTAGATGACAATACCATTGCCTGGTTGGAAGCAAGTTCTGGCCATAAAAATATGTTTATATCATCAGGTTCAGAAGCTATTATTGAAAAAGCAAGTGGAATAAGTTCTGATGATTGGTTGCGTATTCTAGGAAAAACAGGTGGTATGCTATCTATATCTCTACTGACATTTCTTATTTCAGGTATTTGGTATATTTGGCCAATTTTATTCATTGTCATTATGCACTTTTGGAAATCCAGGAAGGTCCAGAACGATCCACCTTGGATATTTTATACGGGAATTGGCATCTATATGCTGGCTGTACTCCTTTTTAAGAGTCAATATTTTGTTCCGGCAATTGCTGCAAAGGCACCAATTTATTTAACCTTTCCGGGAAGCGCCTATGTGTATATATTTTTGTTTGGGATTGTTGCTTATGTTAGTGCACAATCTACCAAAGATACAAGGCAATGGGCTGGAACGGCACGAATCAGTTTATTTATAGGAGCACACATCCTTATGATTGCAGCTGTATTTGGTCCATATTTAACAGGATTTTAGTTAAGAGCACTTGGTTTTTATTACCAAGTGCTCTGTAACGTTCCAAATGGCTGCGTAACTTGCATGATAGATAACGAAACAAAAATAAAAGAACACACCAACAACCATTCTATGTCAGAAAGAGAGTTATAAACATTTAATTAAGCTTGATTTTTTTCAAATAGATTAGGGCGAAAACAAAACAACATTTCAAATAAATAAGCTTTTAGAGTAGCTTGGCAGGCTATTTTATTGCCAGAGGGGTCTATGTATGCGAAAATACATTTAATAAATACATTGTAATGAACCCTTCAGAGAAACATGAATGAGCCAATATAGGATTTTGCTTTTTGTCATTACAATTGCTCGTAATTTGGCGTTAACTCATTCTTGTTGAATGGTTCTTAAGATATAGTTGAGGTGGTTAGCTGACTTTTTTTATTAAATACACGAGAGACATTTGATATTCTCTCAAATATTTGTTATAATTAAGCGCTTTTAAAAGTTATAAGGGGGAGCTTTTTTGTCAACTGAAATAGGTAGTAAAGTTAAAGGGAAAGTTACTGGTATCACTAATTTTGGAGCTTTTGTCGAGTTGCCGGACGGAAAGACCGGTCTTGTTCACATTAGTGAAGTGGCGGACAGCTTTGTAAAAGATGTAAATGATCACTTGACGGTAGGTGACGAAGTTGAAGTTAAAGTCATCAGTGAAAAAGAAGGTAAAGTAGCCTTGTCTATTAAAAAAGCTATTGACCGACCACGACCTGAGCGATCTGCTCGTCCGAATAGAGATCGTAATTCTAAAGATTTCCGTGGGAAAGGCAGTGGCTTTAAACCAAAGGAAAGCTTTGAAGACAAGATGGCTAAATTCTTGAAAACCAGTGAAGAAAACTTATCCACTCTTAAACGCCACACAGACACTAAACGTGGAGGAAGAGGCGGGAGACGCGGGTAACTCCTTTCATATCATATCGAAAAACAAGCCATTTGTGGCTTGTTTTTTTGATATAATCGAATTTACTTTTCGAGCGTAATTGCGTTTCTTCAAGCTACAGGATTATTTTTTCGATCCTTAGTTAAACTCTGTAAAAGGTTTCGTTTATACATATAAGAAATGAGATTTAATACTTTGCCGGATAATTTCTTTGGAAAAAGATCCTGTTTATAAAAATGGTGGAAGGCAAAGGCTAAATCTCGCCATTGATGACATTCTTTTTCTTGTTGAAAACGGGCTACATCAATTAGTTTTATTGAGCCTTCAGGTGTTAGTATAATATTTTTCAGGTGAATATCTGATGGATTCAATCCTCGTTCTTTGGCAGATTGTAAAGCATTTTCCACTTGGTAAATTGTTTCCTCTTTTATAGAAATTCCTTCAATTAGACAATCAAATAAGGTTGTGCCATCTATATAATCAATGACTAAATAATTTTGTCCTGCTTCATATAGATTTGGATAAGAAGGAACACCTTTAAGCTGACGATATATATCAGTTTCAATCTTTGCTATAGATGCAAAATAAGGGTGGAAAACCTTCAATGCCAGATTTGTTCCTTTTATTAAAAATACGGCAGCACTCCTGCCTGAAGCAATATGCTTAAGAGAAGCTTCATCATAAGCTTCCACTTTAATTTCCTTTGTTAATTTAATCTCTTTTTCAAATAGTATTGTATCAACAAGCTTATGGAATTGTATCAAAAGTGAGGCTCCTTTCCACGTTCTATTTTAACTATATGGGAATGGAACAAAAAAATATGCTATATAAAATAGTATTCGTAAAAACCTTATTTCATTGGTCGGTAACGGACAGTGTTTCATTTTTGCCTCGGAGGGAAAATAAAAGATGTAACCACGTAAAGAACGACTAGCTGAGATAAAGGAGTTTTTATTATGCGCAACGATCTTAAACATTATATAAATGGAGAATGGATTGATTCAACAGGGACGGAAACAACAGAAGTAATTAATCCGGCAACCAAGGAAGTAATTGGTCAAATAAGCTTGGGAACAGAGGAAGACCTAGATAAGGCTGTACAAGCTGCCCGTAATGCTTTCCCTACTTATTCTACAACAAGTCGGGAAGAAAGAGTTGATTTACTGGAAAAAATTGCAGCAGAGTATGAAAATCGGAAACAAGATCTAATAGAAACAATAACAGAAGAGCTTGGTTCTCCAATAACCAAATCTGAAGAGATCCATTATCAAATGGGTTATAACCACTTTAAGCAAGCTGCTGAGGAATTGAAGCATTTTCAATTTATGGATGAACGGGAGCATTCAACAGTAGTAAAAGAGTCCGTTGGTGTCAGTGGTTTAATTACACCATGGAACTTCCCGACAAATCAAACAACTACTAAAATAGCCAGTGCGTTAGCTGCAGGTAGTCCAATGGTTCTAAAGCCTGCTGAGCTGACTCCATATGCAGCTATTATAATGGCTGAGATATTTGATAAAGTTGGTGTGCCAAAAGGTGTATTTAATTTGGTGAATGGTAGCGGCAGCACAATCGGTAACGGTATTAGCTCACATCCTGATATTGATTTTGTCTCATTTACCGGGTCAGTAGGTGTTGGTCAAAAGACAATGGAAAATGGGGCAAAAAACATTAAGAAAATTGCCCTTGAGCTTGGAGGTAAGTCACCACTTATTGTGCTTGATGATACGGATCCGGAATATGCTGCAAATACGGCAATTACGCATATGCTGACAAATACCGGTCAGGTTTGTACCGCAGCAACCCGCATTATTGTGCCAAAAGAAATGAAAGGCTCTATACTAAATGTGGTGGTCTCCTTTGGAGGATCAGTGTTTCCGTAAGAAACAAAAAAATACACTCATTCCCCTCTCTTTTGTTAACCTAAAGTTGCGACACAAAAGGAAAAGGAGAGGGAAAGAGTGCAAAACCATTTTATCATAGAAATGTTAGGTATTGAAGACAAACATGTAGATGTATGGGAAGTTTCTAGTGACTCAGCTAAGTTTTTTGTAGAGCTATATACAAAAGTAAAGAAGCAGAAGTGCCCGTTTTGTGGCAATAGGACAAAAAGTATCCACGGCTATCGTACCCAAACGATTCAGGGGCCCATTGTTTCCAATAAACCAGTTAGTATTTCTTTGAAAAAGAGACGCTACTTATGTAAGGCGTGTAATCATACGTTTTATGAAAAGCTTCAGATGGTGGAACGATACCAACGTTGCACCCGTTCTATACAAACGACAGCGCTAACGTATACAGCTGTGGGCTCATTTACTACAGCTGCCCAGTTAACTGGGATGAGTTCGCAACGGTTACTTCGTATTTATGATCGAAAAGAAATAAAAACAAGGAAAGTCCTGCCACGTGCGTTAGCTATTGATGAATTTAAAGGGGATGCGGGCGGTGAAAGGTTTCAAACGGTCATTGCGGATGTAGAAAATAAAGAGATTGTGGATGTCTTACCTGATCGGAAGGTAGATACAATTAAAGCTTATCTTCAGTCCTGTGATACAAGTAACGTAGAGATTGTCGTCATGGACCTTTCTAAGTCTTTTAAGCAAGCAATACGGAAGGCGCTTGGTAACCCACTGATCATCGCTGATCGATTTCATTTTATGCGGCAAGTATATTGGGCGCTAGATGAAGTACGTCGAGAAGTGCAAAGAGACTTAGAGAAAAAAGACCGGATATATATGAAAAAAAGTAAAAAGTTACTTTGGAAATCAACCTATAAATTATCAGAAGAAGAGCGAGAGAAAGTAAATCAGTTACTCCAGGTTGATCCTCGATTAGAAGAGGCATACAACCTAAAAAACAAACTTGATCAGTGGTTTAAAGAGAGTAACGAAAAGACCGCTACACAGGGTCTAGAAGGATGTTTAATGGCGATGAAGGATTCTAATATTGAGTCTTTTCATAGAGTAAGAAAAACATTTGAGCGGTGGAAGCAAGAGATCTTGCATTCCTTTATGTATCCTTTTAATAATGGATATATTGAAGGCGTAAATAATACAATTAAAGTGGCAAAACGAATGTCGTATGGAATTAAAAATTTTAATCGATTAAAAAAGAAAATACTGTGGCGACAAGAGGTTAGAAGGGTTTTGACACAATAGAAACGGCAACCAATATACGTACGCAGCTATTTAAGCAAAGGCTTTTTAATAAAAGAGATGGTGGAGTGAAAATCACACCACCACATTTGACTGAGAACCAAATGAAATCGGATTTTGAAAAAGCATTACTAAAAGCATTGCCCGACTATAAGGTAGGAGATCCACAGGATGAGGATACATTCACAGGACCATTAGTTGCTGAAAAGATTTGGGATCGAGTACAAGAATATATCCAAAAAGGCATAGATGAGGGTGCGACTTTATTAACAGGTGGCACTGGAAATCCAGAAGGTTTAGAGAAAGGTTATTATGCTAAGCCGACCATATTTACGGATGTAAATAATACGGAAATGACAATTGCCCGGGAAGAAATATTTGGACCTGTGTTGGCTGTGATTTATGTGGATTCACTTGAGGAAGCAATTGAGGTTGCTAATGATACACCATATGGGCTTGCTGGTTATGTGGTTGGAAAAGACAAGAATCGCCTAACAAAAGCAGCACAAAACATTCGCGCAGGCAGGATTACCATTAACAATGCGGAAGGTGATTTTTCTGCACCGTTTGGTGGCTTTAAACAATCTGGTATTGGACGCGAATGGGGCGACTATGGTATTGAAGAATATCTCGAGCCGAAGACTATATTAGGTATGAAGTAAATATTCTCAAAAGCAATCCAGACATTAAACACGTGTCTGGATTGCTTTTTTATGGTTTTAATATATAGGTCGGCGGTAACCAATATAAGATATCTGCAGCAAAACCTTTTTATAGACATCACTATCTATTCATATAATGCTGAAGTGTATAATAGTGATAACTGCTCTACAATCTTATCCAGATTTACTTCCTCTGTCTCCACACATTCCCATAAAAACATTTCATTCATAAAATACCAGCTTTTCGCAGCAATAGGTGCATCGAATTTTGTACTGACCAAATTGGTTGTCTGTGAATACGTAATGTCATTTGTAATGCTTTCTATAAATTGGTTCCGTATTTCCAGCCATCTTGCTTCAACAACATCACTACTACCAATTGCCTCCTTAACGACTTTTAGCGTGCTTTTTTCCTCTATAGCCAACTCTAAGAAATCTCTCACTTGATTTTGTATTTGTTGACGGGCAGCTGCAACTGAATTGGGACGGAAATTTTGGTTTGCAACCTGCAAAAAGCGCTCCATTACACTTTCCATTACAGTAACAAACATGGCATCCTTGTTTTTAAAATAGACATATGCAGTCCCATACCCTACGCCAGCAGCTTTAATGATTTCAGAAATCGTTGTTTTATTGAATCCATTTTTCAAAAAGACCTCATGTGCTGAGCGAATGAGTCGTTTCTTTGTTTCCAATGCCTGCAATTCACGTTTGG contains the following coding sequences:
- a CDS encoding CAP domain-containing protein; amino-acid sequence: MPKIRTIIFILLIGWAFWHFYGNTFEQSGVSGVIEKMDADVTQIKENPTVIDTMENINSGIQNLIATFTDKQLSEEKPSDPKADKPKLESPKEQPFTVHNAGLGTDRAEIENQAGEPERATMNEYGVDWVTYHDNYQNFFMAAYNDQNQVVGLYTNQDLLRSKDNIKIGSSKESVRDALSEPLKSIKKGFINYQIDSKNEYDVFLINDNYVTIFYDKHEDHTVTAIQMISGKLEDEKKAYLPEASKELKKGFEYQLFDLTNAARVEHGLSPLNWDEHVRKTAREHSIDMAENNFFSHVNPDGQSPFERMREDGIGFQIAGENIAAGQISSIFAHEGLMNSLGHRENILKEEYRTLAVGVAFNKDSMPFYTENFITK
- a CDS encoding S1 domain-containing RNA-binding protein, producing MSTEIGSKVKGKVTGITNFGAFVELPDGKTGLVHISEVADSFVKDVNDHLTVGDEVEVKVISEKEGKVALSIKKAIDRPRPERSARPNRDRNSKDFRGKGSGFKPKESFEDKMAKFLKTSEENLSTLKRHTDTKRGGRGGRRG
- a CDS encoding serine/threonine protein kinase is translated as MIQFHKLVDTILFEKEIKLTKEIKVEAYDEASLKHIASGRSAAVFLIKGTNLALKVFHPYFASIAKIETDIYRQLKGVPSYPNLYEAGQNYLVIDYIDGTTLFDCLIEGISIKEETIYQVENALQSAKERGLNPSDIHLKNIILTPEGSIKLIDVARFQQEKECHQWRDLAFAFHHFYKQDLFPKKLSGKVLNLISYMYKRNLLQSLTKDRKNNPVA
- a CDS encoding ISL3 family transposase, whose amino-acid sequence is MQNHFIIEMLGIEDKHVDVWEVSSDSAKFFVELYTKVKKQKCPFCGNRTKSIHGYRTQTIQGPIVSNKPVSISLKKRRYLCKACNHTFYEKLQMVERYQRCTRSIQTTALTYTAVGSFTTAAQLTGMSSQRLLRIYDRKEIKTRKVLPRALAIDEFKGDAGGERFQTVIADVENKEIVDVLPDRKVDTIKAYLQSCDTSNVEIVVMDLSKSFKQAIRKALGNPLIIADRFHFMRQVYWALDEVRREVQRDLEKKDRIYMKKSKKLLWKSTYKLSEEEREKVNQLLQVDPRLEEAYNLKNKLDQWFKESNEKTATQGLEGCLMAMKDSNIESFHRVRKTFERWKQEILHSFMYPFNNGYIEGVNNTIKVAKRMSYGIKNFNRLKKKILWRQEVRRVLTQ
- a CDS encoding TetR/AcrR family transcriptional regulator; translated protein: MEDKNLTKRELQALETKKRLIRSAHEVFLKNGFNKTTISEIIKAAGVGYGTAYVYFKNKDAMFVTVMESVMERFLQVANQNFRPNSVAAARQQIQNQVRDFLELAIEEKSTLKVVKEAIGSSDVVEARWLEIRNQFIESITNDITYSQTTNLVSTKFDAPIAAKSWYFMNEMFLWECVETEEVNLDKIVEQLSLLYTSALYE